The Sabethes cyaneus chromosome 1, idSabCyanKW18_F2, whole genome shotgun sequence DNA segment GGCTGTGAAAGACTCTCCCGGTGGGGGCACACCGAACCGGATGACATCCGGTCGCCAGCAAGCTCTCTATTACGTGTTTGTTTACATATTCTGTCTGCAGGTCGTTACGACCAACCAGCGCACGTCCACGCTGTGGAAGCTCAACTCGGAGCAGGGGAAGATCGTTAGCGTTCCGACCGTCGGCGGAAGGGTCAGAATTACAGTGCTTTAGTGGTTAGCAAGAGGtcattgtttgtttgttttttcgcAGGATGATTCCCTTGGAGCTTATGGAATGGAAGAATTGACCGAGCGCAGTCAGATGCCGTACTCGGATGATGACGACGAGGAGTCAACGTTTGCGATCATTACTGCTGCTGCAGCCAATTTTCGGCACAACACCTGGAACAGGGGTGAAGGCACAACGGAAGAATTGCTGCGACGGCTGGAGGAAAAGTGAGTTGAAAGCAAACCGAAAAAATTGCACAAACCATCTGTTAAACAGATGTGTTcaacttttcctttgttttcttGCAGTCCTACGTTGAGCCCTCTTGCATCACCGTACAGTAAGCCGAATAAAAATGCTAGCAATGGTGGTGGCTTTCGGGAGTCTGCGGAAAGTCTGTCGGTCCGTCAGGCGGAAGCAGCAAAAGTTACGCCAGCAGCCGACTTGCTGACCTGCGGCAAGCCTGTAAACTTTACCCACTACGACGATCTGGTCGGTGTAGCGCAACGCTACGAGCACAATCCCTCGCCGGAACCGGATGTGGCGTATCTGTTCCTGAAGCGCAAGACCGGCCAGTCGCTGGAGCATTTCAACATTGACGCGCTGGAGCGACGACTTCGGCGAGCCAAAAAGGAACAACCGCACACGATTCATCTGTGGAATCAGATCGGCAACTTTTGGCGCATCAAGGGAAACGCCGGTCATGCGATCGAGTGCTTCCGGCGGGCGCTATCCGTTGCGCCCACCAACGCGGACACCCTGCTTCACCTGGCTCGGGTGCTGTTCAATTTGCAGTATCTGGACGATGCCATCAGTCTTACGAAGCGGTACCcaacgatttttgatttttatttccaTTCCAGTCAAACTAATTTTACGTTTTCGTTGTAGATCACTGGAGGTTCATCCGCCGGAACGCAGCGCCTGGCGGCAGTATTTCACGTTGGGTGAAATTTTTAAAGCTTACGGACAGCTGTCGGATTCGCTACTGCACCTGAAGCAGGCGCTGGCGCTGCATCCACACTACGAGCCGATAAGGCGGCTGATTGCCGAAGCGGAGAAGATTGAGTTCGCGTCCAATACGACGCGGATGCAGTTCTACACCGGGCTGATCATTGTGGTGCTGGTAAGTTCTTCTTTTCTGGATGCTGTGCGGCCTTCGTAATTCATTTGATTTGTTTCCAGTCACTGATTGTTCTGACGATGGTATGCTTTATGCTCAAAACCAGAAGCTCTAGTCACGGCCATAGTAGTAACAGTTCGGCCATTAGCATTACGAATCTCATTGGAGGTGGAACCACGGTCGTTTGCGATAGCTACAGTGAAGACACCCCGGGGGATGATACCAACAACCTGAATGGTAgcaaccacaacaacaacaacaatgacgGCACGGGAGGACGCCTGATGGGACCGCTTATCAATGGGCTTTCGTTGGCTGGCTTTCGGCCAGCCAAACACTTCAACCGCGCACAGGCAATGCGTTCGCTGCGAAGTGTTGCTTTCCGCTCGTTCCGACCGTTCCGGTACCGTAAATAAGCCGCCAGGTAAGGTCCTCTCTGCCAGGTACAACATACGCAACACACACACATAATATCCTATACAGCACGCGAGGGTTGTGTCCCCGGCGATCTACTAGAAACGTACACCGAAAAAGATACAATTTAGCAATTAGAACTTTAAAGAAGTCGCAGCTTAAAGCTATAATACTATTATTTATTGCCTCTACCTTAAAGATTTGTACCAGTACAAGAATCTGTAACATTAGCATTTTGCGTGCCGAGGGGCGACGACGACGTCGGACCTCGTCCGACGGGAGTACCGCTCCTTTGATAGTATATCTAATTTAAGCCAGAGCTAAGAAGCGCAACAGTACTTTAATGACGAGCAGCCAGGATCGCGGCCGATCCTGGCATTACGACGAGATTCAGCTACCTATAATGAGTGTATATTACAACTTTTGCTTACAGGATAGTTGGACACTTTTATGTAAGCTTTCCTTTCCTTGCTTTGGCGATTTTTTTTATGCAAACCAAACAAAAAGCAAACTGAACTCTTTTCCTTTGTGAATTGAATGTGATagattatattttatattttttttttgcagtccTTTTTAAacgatttgttttaaaaatctcaAACCCTGTTAGATTTAGAAAAACTGCGAGAGCAaattaaaaggaaaaaagaaaaaccagtGCTTAGCGAAACagtgacaaaaaaataaacgctgAATTACCTTATACGGTATAAACCAGCTGGTTTCGTGCTTGTGgtccgaaaaaaaattcaagcttTTTGTTGCTACGCAGACGACTTCAATTTAGTATGTCATGGAAAAGTTCGCTTCGGGTTTCTACGCCAACGCCACTTCTAGATTTTTTGGTATTCGCTATTCCATTCGGAGAGATCCTAATTCTATTCATGCAGAGTGTAGAGAACAAGCGATTTTTCCAccgaaatttcgatttttttttttgttaaaaaagaTCCTTTGCTGCAGCAGGCAATAGATTGAATTCTGACTTGTTAGATGACAAAACCTCATAGAGGAGCAGCAATGCCCCAATCTGAGCGTTGGAATACTTTAATCGACCAATTCCGAAGTCCACAAGGTTCTTAAAAGTCGAATTAGTATCACCTACCATACCGTCAGTTTTCACGTTCGCAAACAGCAACCTCGTCTGTTTGAGGCCTGGTAGGGAATGTGGGGCAAGATGGTCACCCCAGTGTTTGGGCGTTTATTTGAGTCATAATCACATTTTAGTTACAGGGAATGAATAACAATAATGCATGAAGCTAAGCAACAAAATATACATCtcggaaaaatatgaaaataccataaaaatatatgttgGAACTAAGTTTGCTACATTGCTGATTTTTCTTATAATATCATCGTGACCGAATTTAAGGTTTGGTGATGTAAATAATTTGTTTTACtccaatattttattttttactaagTCTATACATATTTATTGATGAAGTGCATCAATATACTTGCTGAGTTTGCAGCTAGTTTTTAAAAgtaaatcaaattgaaaaaattctttTAATCGGGGCATGACAGCCACCTAGCATAGGAAAAATCTAACCTCAAAATTCATTTGTAAGTTGTATCAAAAACGTAAACAAAGTGTGTGCCTAGTTCTTTCGGAGATGGTTCGCAGTTATAAACGAGTTTCTGGCCGGAAAAGCTGGACAAAAACTAGCTTGTTCGCAGCTATCGAAACAGTTAACACTGGAACATCTGTAAAACGAGCCGCTATTGAGCACGGAATACCTCGAAACACTTTGAAGCGGCATTTCAATAAACACAAAAGGCAAACGGAGCACCAGGAGCACAGTTTGGGCCGTTACAGAAACATTTATACGCAGCAGCAAGAGCGTGAACTGGTAAATTACATTCTCGAAATGGAAAAACGGAGTTACACCGAAAGAGATTCGAAGTATGGCATTCCAACTAGCTACAGCTAATGGAATAAAGCATCCAGTCGACAAAAAATCCGAGCTAGCTGGACACGACTGGCTCTATGGTTTCAGGAAACGCCATCCAGAGCTCTCCTTGCGATCTCCAGAAGCCACATCAGCAGCGCGGGCCCAAGGTTTTAATCGAGTAAATGTACGTGATTTTTTTGATACAATGCAGCATGTGCTGGCGGGTACCAAATATCTGCCGACCCAAATTTACAACGTTGATGAGACTTGCGTTATGACGGTATAAAAGCTTCAAGGTTAGGATTGGGTATTATAAATTTGTCTTTCCTTATAGGTTCAAACAAAACGATCAAAAGTATTGGCTCTAAAAGgaaggcgacaagttggatgcATAACGTCCGCCGAGCGAGGTACTCTTTCTACGGCATGTATTTGTGTGTCTGCAGCAGGACAATTTTTGCCACCGATGTTGATATTTCCTCGTGAAAGACTCACGGATAGGTTGAAGATTGATGCTCCGCCAAATACTCTGTTTTGCTGTAACTCATCTGGATGGATGACAGTTGATTCATTTAACTTGTGATTCGATCATTTTCTGAAGCATGTTCGGCCGTCTCCAGAGCACCCAGATGGATGATGGATTGATCATCCTAGATGGACATGCATCACATACTAAAAACTTAGCGTTTTTAGAAAAAGCTAAGCAGAATAGTGTCTCCCACCGCACTGCAGTCACAAGCTACAGCCGTTGGATGTCTCCTTCATGGGGCCACTAAAAACCAACCTCTCCCAAGCGACCGAAAGGTTTCTCAAGAAAACCCCTGGGAAACTTGTAACCCTCAATGACATTAGCAGCCTTCTGGGAGAGGCATTCATTAAAACTGCCACACCTTCCAATGCCATTAACGGGTTTATAAAAACAGGTATCTATCCTTTCAACAGATTCATTTTTAGGGAAGATGAATTTACTCCATCAGATGTGACCGATGTGTACGGTAGCAACCCGTTCATGAATAATTGTGATATTCAGACTTCTCTCCTTGGCGGCACTATGCTAGATGATGACCTTGACCATGAACCTCCTTGTTTTGGCTTCAACGATATCGGAGAAGAAATTGTGCAAGACATGACCTCGATTGCAAAAACCCACTTTCAAGGCGCTGGGTCAGATGTTTCGAAGATGGAGACAGTTTGTGTTTCGGTCGATAATTCGACACGGGAAGATCCGGCTTGctcagaaaggcaaaaaaccacGGAAAGCTTCAAAGTTACACCCGCCATGATCCAACCTCTACCAAAGATAAAAGGTAGACTCATGTCGCAACGTCGGAGTGAAAAAGGCTACGGAGTTGACTGGTGAAACATATCGTCGGGCACTGAAATCGGCAGAAGCAAGCAAGGACATCCTGCGGGTAAACCGAGGTCTTAAACGAGCTCATAAAATGCGTTCCAAGCTTCCCAAAACGAAATACTCGAAGCGACAAGATAAAGAAAATATAGAAGATTCACTATGCGATGTATGTGGTCTCCGCTTCAGTTCCTCTGAACGTGGGGAAGGCTGGTCGAAATACCTCCGGTGCAATTCTTGGTTTCATCAGTGCTCCGGGAAACGATGTCCAACATGCAATAACCGATTCTGTTTTAACATTTCGGAACTAAAAATTTGAATCCAAAGAAtgggtttttgttttgttatagcATTAATATTGTTTAAGTtaaataaaaacattcaaaatttctagaaaaaatgAATTGTTTTAATGCATTTCTATTATGTTTACCCAGGGCCATCTTGCCCCGAAGGGGTGTCCATCTTGCCCCACATATGAAAGCACTACCCAACATAACTATCATTTTTTAAATACACTTTTTTACTATTTAATGTTTAATTCTCAAGGGTCCTTCGTTAGAACTTCATAGAAAAGACTTGATATAATAGACTTACGGATAAATTAACGATATTCTGATGAATTTGGTTGTCCCACACACCCTACCGCTTAAGGTGGCCATCTTGCCCCACATTCCCCTATCAGTAGCACACAGTTTATTTGGGCGAAATTTTAATACTTTTCGTTAACAGTTACATAACGCTTAGCCAGACCAGAGCCACGTTACTTTCAATTCCTCAGGATTTTGATGAACTCATTCCGTACTCgtgggctggtaaacggctaggtaatgcgtaccatcggtgccttgtatactgggcataaaatagaccctacagtggtccacagcatcttacctagcaactcctactcctacctcctcgtgataccagccgcgatacgagcaacctcggtggagatcgggtaaccaaccccggtggaaaccaaggtcgtatgctgacaggggagaagggctccttcgagctacgttggccttccggcgatactgtagggttggttgcgggtttcgcaagcctgaaccactaaaaaaatcaaagcaatggactccgtaagtaataataataactctaatcggaacaatcgacaaagacccaggcgacggaaacggactaacgattggaaattaggagcatggaactgtcggtctctaaatttcctcggcagttcccacgtgctttctaaagaagtgaagagccgcaagttcgacatcgtagcgctgcaggaggtatgctggaaaggaacgatggtacgtacgtatagagatggtcataccatctaccagagctgtggcaatacacacgagctgggcacagcttttatagtgatgggcgagatgcagaagcgggtgatcgggtggtggccgatcaacccccgaatgtgtaGATTAAgaaacgtgcacagccctcacctcggaagtaccgatgataacaaagacgcgcagttggagcatgaatacgaccgctgcccaagacatgatgtcaaaattatggaattcaaaccggtgaatggacggttcagcgctcacccgcaaacgaacgaaaacggcctaagacttgtcgacctcgccgcctccaagaacatggccatacgtagtactttcttccagcataacctccaccatcggtacacctggagatcacccaaccagacagaatcacaaatcgaccacttTCTGATAGATACTCGGCACTTTTccgacattatcgacgtcaggccctatccgggcgctaacattgattcggatcactacctagtgatggtaaggatacgtcaaaaactatctgttgtaaacaacacacgataccggcgcccgccacggtataacctagcgcgactgaagcaaccggaggtcgccgaaaactacacgttatctctcgaaaccgcgctgccggaagagggtgagctggatgaagcccctcttgaggactgttgtaATGCCGCGAAAACAGCCATtccagcgtagcggagaacgtcctaggccgtgtggcactgaatcgacgtaacgaatggtttgacgaggaatgccagcagatattgactgagaagaacgcagcgcgagtacaaatgctgcgtagagccacccgtcagaatgtggagcgatacaaacagaagcggaggcagcaaacccgactcttcaaggagaaggagtgcgaagaactcgaacagctgtaccgatttcacgacacacggaagttctatcagagactcaacggatttCGCAAAGgtttcgtgccgcgggccgaaatgtgcagagataaagatggaggtatcttgacgaaaggtggaagcagtcgCGGCAGCAGACTGCGATGAAAACCTGAAtgacgtgcaggcggaagaccatgatagcggaggaagtgaccacattggtgtagcaagcaacgaagatgtgccacccccatcgataagggaagttaaagaagtcatccagcggctgaaaaacaacaaagcagcgggaaaggatggcattggagcggaacttattaaaatgtgcccagacaagttggccggctgtctgcatcaactgattgttaagatttgggatgcggaacgactaccggaggagtggaaagatggggttatctgccctatctacaagaaaggtgataagctggattgtgagaactactgagcaatcactatcctgaatgccgcctacaaagtgctgtcccaagtcatctttcatcgactatcgccaatagccaatagatttgtgggaagttaccaggccggcttcatggagagaagattggattgaagataaatacgtctaaaacaaagtatatgctggcaggcgggaccgagcgcgactacagttactatatatatagttcggcggatagaaaaccaggcgaattggtatccccgatttttgaaattatggagaaatgtgcaggttttcacggaaaataatcgctggcgggtgttgaaaatgactagttctataaaaataaagtgtgtttattaacattacTCCCAcgattcgaattttgaaaaacgtttggctccgcttttgacgtttgattggctcccgatttttataatataatatataatataataatatataatataataactCACATTTCGTCTCTCGGAAATGTCATCTCTACCGTCATCGAGGGGCAAATAAATGGAATCTCGGAACTCAAAGACGAAATTGTCAGGAATAACCATCAGGTTGCAAAACTTGCCGACAAGGTCAATGCTGCAACCCCGATGCGGATACCGGACCGCGATCGTCCTTCAAAACGTCGCCGAGGTGACTCGGTGACTCCGAATAAACCGGCCACCGGAACGAGGCCCGTCGAGAACCGTGATAAGCTTGTGGTCAGTTCCCCACCCAATTCATTCTGGGTGTACTTGTCGCGTTTCCACCCCACCGTGACCACTGACGTTGTCGAAGGACTAGTTCGGGATGGCCTACAGATTCGGGATGCCATTCGAGTTGTTCCCTTAGTAAAAAAGGGTACTGACCTCCAGTCGCTAAATTTCGTGTCCTTCAAGGTTGGCATTCCCTTGAAATACAAAGCTGCGGCCTTGACCCCCGACTGTTGGCCACAAGGAATCGCTTTTAGGGAATTCGACGACGCTCGTTCGAATTCAGCGGTATGGCTTCCCCCTATTCCCACCGCTCCGCCTGCAACTCCAGCCGTTAAACCACCCGGTAACTCTGCTGTCGACACCTTATCCGTGACTCCGATGGCGCTGGACTCTCCAGCCCCTTTAGAGCCGTCGACTTCAGACGCCTAGTTGCTGAAATTCAGGCGATACCGGAATGCATCGAGTACAGCATCATGGAAGCCCCCAACCCCCCCGCCGCAGTCGAGACATTCCCGCCAGCGTACATCAGTCGTTCCGGTCCTGTGTGCGGGTGCGGGAGCCAGGGCTTCCAGACACCCACCCTCGGCAAGTATATCACGCTGAACCGCTATTTCTCTGCTGATGCAGTTTACGTTTCCAGTTCTTCAACTACCGGCTTACCGATCCTCGAAGTTCAGCCAGCTGATTTCCGCCGGCTCGACGCTCCTGCCAGTTTCAGTCAACCAACTTACACCGGAACACCGGGATGCACTGTTGTTGGCACCATGGACGCCCCCGACCTCCCTGCCGCAGTCGAGTCATTCCAGCCAGCGACCAGcagccgtcccggtcctgcgTGCGGGAGCAGCGGACGGGGCGTCCAAAACCCCCTGCCAGGCAAGTTCGTTATTATTGATTCCCGCCCCACTGGTGATTCGTACTCTGCTTCCAGTCCTTCGCTTCGCAACCAGGAACCGTACAACCGCACAGAACCCCAACATATTCACTGCTACTACCAAAATGTGGGTGGCATGAACACGAGTGCTGTTGACTATCTGCTCGCCTGCTCCGACAGTCCGTACGAGATAATCGTATTgaccgaaacctggcttgacAATCGTACGTGCTCTCGGCAGATATTTGGGCCTAATTATGAGGTGTTCCGTTGCGACCGCAGCATACACAATAGTCGCAAAAGCACAGGAGGTGGCGTCTCGATAGCAGTCCATCACCAGTTCAAAGCGTCTATCGTCGAAAATGACAACTGGCTGCCCGTCGAGCAAGTGTGGGTGACGGTAAAGCTTGCAGACCGGAGGTTATTCTTGTGTGCACTGTATCTGCCTCCTGATCGCATCCGCGATCCCGTTATTTTGAATGCTCATATGAATTCAGTCACTGCAATAGCTTCAATGGCGTCTCCAGTAGACGAGATAATAGTTATGGGCGATTTCAACCTGCCTGGGTTAAAGTGGCGCGGACGAGGCAATGGTTTCATGTACGTTGACTCTAGCTCGTCGTCTCTATCCCCACTCACTAACGAGTTACTCGACTGCTACAGCACTGCCACCATGCAACAAGTTAACAACATTGCTAACGAAAACGGTCGCTTTCTCGATTTATGCTTTGCTAGTGTGCAAGTTCAGGCTCCCGAAATAGCGATGGCTCCTTCCCCTCTAGTTAAGGACGTTCCACATCATCCACCCTTGCTGGTTACTATCCGTCAACAAATACGTCTTGACGTGACTAGTGCACCACCGATCGTCTACTATGATTTCGCCCGTGCGGACTTCAGGGAAATCCAAAGAACCCTGACTAGCATCAATTGGGATGCAGTTTTGGACAAGGATGATGTCAATTCTGCCGCAATGACTTTCTCCAACATCCTGAACTACGCTATCGATCGACATGTCCCAAAAAGAACCATGCCCGCTCTGAAGCAGATACCCTGGGTAAACGCTATGTTACGACGTCTGAAATCCGAGAGAAAGACCGCTctcaagaaattttcaaaatatcgaaCGTTGCCACTCCGTAACCACTACCTGTCGATCAACACGCGTTACAAACGATTGAGTCGCTCCTGTTTCCGGAATTACCTGAGCAACATCGAACGTAGACTGAAAAGGAATCCCAAATCCTTTTGGAAGCACGTCAACGAACAGCGGAAGGACAACGGGCTTCCTTCGGTAATGTTCCTGGGTAGTGAAACTGCCAGTAACACAGAACAGATTTCCCAACTATTCGCGCGGAAATTCTCCAGCGTATTTACTGACGAAAGATTGACAAGAGAAGAAATTTCCGCAGCCATCCAGTGCGTCCCCGTACTTAGCAATTGCTTAACTCACCTTTCCATCGACGACGCGATGGTCATATCAGCCGCCGCGAAGCTAAAATCCTCTCGTTCTTCTGGACCGGATGGTATTCCGTCTGTTCTGCTGAAACAGTGTATCAACGCCTTGGCTGCTCCGATGAGCCACCTGTTCggtttatcaatcagtacaggtgtcttcccaacaatatggaaatcggcatacatgtttcctgttcataaaaaggggaataggagaaatgtgaataactatcgcggcatctcTGCACTAAACTCAATATCAAAACTGTTCGGGCTTGTTGTGTATGCACCTGTATTTGCATTCTTTAAGCAATATGTCGTAGACGAtcaacacggctttatgccccagcggtccacgacaaccaatcttctaactcttacgtccgacgtgataaaaagtttcgacgaccggtcgcagacggacgttatttacacggacctttccgctgctttcgacaaattgaaccatcgaatcgccatcgccaaactggacaaactcggaATCGGAGGCTCGTTGCTACGATGGTTTAATTCCTACCTCTCCGATCGCCACCTAGAAGTTAGTATCGACGGGTTCACCTCCAGACCTTTCACTGCTAGttctggaattccacaaggtagccatctcggacctttggttttcctcatctacttcaacgatgtcaacttcctgcttaaatgcccgcgactctcttttgccgacgatctgaagctgtatgctaaagtcgatagtccgtccgacgccgcgttcctgcaagagcagctgctgatttttgcaaaatggtgcaaagacaaccgcatgctgctaaattccgacaaatgtgaaataattacattctcaaggaaattgaaccctctcgttttcgactacattctatcagacgtgcatctacgccgcgaaaattgtgttaaggacttgggaatactgcttgactctaagctcgacttcaaacagcacatcgcatatattgtcgataaggcctgcaggaatctgggatttatcatgcggatcgccaagaacttcaacgacatctactgcctcaaagctc contains these protein-coding regions:
- the LOC128743573 gene encoding uncharacterized protein LOC128743573, yielding MNNGTAAVKDSPGGGTPNRMTSGRQQALYYVFVYIFCLQVVTTNQRTSTLWKLNSEQGKIVSVPTVGGRDDSLGAYGMEELTERSQMPYSDDDDEESTFAIITAAAANFRHNTWNRGEGTTEELLRRLEENPTLSPLASPYSKPNKNASNGGGFRESAESLSVRQAEAAKVTPAADLLTCGKPVNFTHYDDLVGVAQRYEHNPSPEPDVAYLFLKRKTGQSLEHFNIDALERRLRRAKKEQPHTIHLWNQIGNFWRIKGNAGHAIECFRRALSVAPTNADTLLHLARVLFNLQYLDDAISLTKRSLEVHPPERSAWRQYFTLGEIFKAYGQLSDSLLHLKQALALHPHYEPIRRLIAEAEKIEFASNTTRMQFYTGLIIVVLSLIVLTMVCFMLKTRSSSHGHSSNSSAISITNLIGGGTTVVCDSYSEDTPGDDTNNLNGSNHNNNNNDGTGGRLMGPLINGLSLAGFRPAKHFNRAQAMRSLRSVAFRSFRPFRYRK
- the LOC128732349 gene encoding uncharacterized protein LOC128732349; translation: MEAPNPPAAVETFPPAYISRSGPVCGCGSQGFQTPTLGKYITLNRYFSADAVYVSSSSTTGLPILEVQPADFRRLDAPASFSQPTYTGTPGCTVVGTMDAPDLPAAVESFQPATSSRPGPACGSSGRGVQNPLPGKFVIIDSRPTGDSYSASSPSLRNQEPYNRTEPQHIHCYYQNVGGMNTSAVDYLLACSDSPYEIIVLTETWLDNRTCSRQIFGPNYEVFRCDRSIHNSRKSTGGGVSIAVHHQFKASIVENDNWLPVEQVWVTVKLADRRLFLCALYLPPDRIRDPVILNAHMNSVTAIASMASPVDEIIVMGDFNLPGLKWRGRGNGFMYVDSSSSSLSPLTNELLDCYSTATMQQVNNIANENGRFLDLCFASVQVQAPEIAMAPSPLVKDVPHHPPLLVTIRQQIRLDVTSAPPIVYYDFARADFREIQRTLTSINWDAVLDKDDVNSAAMTFSNILNYAIDRHVPKRTMPALKQIPWVNAMLRRLKSERKTALKKFSKYRTLPLRNHYLSINTRYKRLSRSCFRNYLSNIERRLKRNPKSFWKHVNEQRKDNGLPSVMFLGSETASNTEQISQLFARKFSSVFTDERLTREEISAAIQCVPVLSNCLTHLSIDDAMVISAAAKLKSSRSSGPDGIPSVLLKQCINALAAPMSHLNMS
- the LOC128732348 gene encoding uncharacterized protein LOC128732348, giving the protein MRIPDRDRPSKRRRGDSVTPNKPATGTRPVENRDKLVVSSPPNSFWVYLSRFHPTVTTDVVEGLVRDGLQIRDAIRVVPLVKKGTDLQSLNFVSFKVGIPLKYKAAALTPDCWPQGIAFREFDDARSNSAVWLPPIPTAPPATPAVKPPGNSAVDTLSVTPMALDSPAPLEPSTSDA